The Sceloporus undulatus isolate JIND9_A2432 ecotype Alabama chromosome 7, SceUnd_v1.1, whole genome shotgun sequence genome segment ACATGCATCAGATGTCGGGGTGCTTGGGTAAGCTACCAAATGAAATTTTTGAGCTTTTACATGTCCATGCAGAGGCACTTGATGGAGAAATTGAAGAATCACAGTTATATTAAGGAAACACCAGGATTTCACGGTGCATCAATCTAGGCTGCTAGATAATTATCTGCATACATGTACTTTGGTTGTCAGCCCTTTTGCTGTTTTGTGATAGAGCTTTCTTTTAGAGGCCAAAAACTAGTATTTGCTGACACTCGTAGCTGCTTCAGCAGAGTATTTTGGGTTCTGGAAAGCACCAGATTATTTTTACATAACTGAATTTATTCTGACTCTGGTGCTGACGCTTCCTTTTCTCCGACCCGTGATAACGTTCCTCTTCCAAACTTGTGTGTGGATAGACAGGGATTTCTCACTTCACTGTTCACTAGAGAATGGAGATTTGTCACTTCACTTGCTTGTTGGGTTAGTTTTATGGTACTTCTGGGGCTCAAATTGATGTGGatgaaaaagcattaaaataatttaacttgCCTATGTTCAGTAACATAATTTTAAGATTCCTAGCAATAACACAAGTGTTACAGCAAAGGTTGTACCTACTACGTCAAACTGAACAGTTTATGTTCTGTTGAACATTTTAGATTATGGATGATACTAAGCTAAATGGCTTTTGGTTATAGGAAAAAAAGAGAGTGAGGAGTCTCTTGGTGGTATAGTAAATATGTTCCATGCTATATTGTGGACATTACGCTGAGAACCAAGGGTTGGAAAATCTACTTAGTACACAACCACAAGAAGTTCAAGGACTTCAGTttaaggtccaaatcacactgcagaaatactccagtttgagaccgctttaactgccttggctcagtgctaaggaatcctgcgAATTGTAGttcatggtggcaccagagctctcagagaaagctaaatgtctcaaaactacagttcccagaattccctaatgttaaccagggcagttaaagcggtcacaaactggattatttctgcagtgtgttttggacctaagtgtaATTCAATATGTTCTAATTGTTCATTCACATTAATATACACTTATTAAGGAGAAAGCAAGTGATTTGGGACCAGTTTTGTGTTGCTAAATCAGCTTCATTTAAATCGATCCTGTTCCAAGGCCTTCTGGATTAACCAGAAACAGTGAATCCAACAGAAATGTTGCTTAGTGGGTCTTTCTAGGTGTCTGTgtagaattgcagtccaaaaacaagCATCTCATTTGAACCTGAGTATACACTACATATCTTATGAACTTTCAGTGGTCTGTGCAATCCGCTTTGAAAAATGTTAGAAGGAAGATTAGAATATGAAAGCAGCACAGTGAATTAAAACAGTAAATGCCAGCATCCCTTTCCTTTGTGAAGTATAACAGTCTGGCCTATGGTGATGGTAGGGTTCAGTCCTTGCATGATGTGGAGGAGAAACTGAATTTTGCTAATAGAAACTCTGGAGGAGAGCAGTTACAATAAACAGCCTTGGAACGGCTGGTAGGTTTGTGGAGTCTCTTAAGAAAATGGTACACAATATATTGCGTTGTTCCCTGTCACTTATAATATGTGCTGCTGAAGACGATGACTTTGAAAAGTACATGattcatatattttattatgttaaaGGATGTTTAAAATACCAGAAATGTTTTTAGTGGCTTGGAGAGAAGACAACTGTGGCATAGTTCTGAAAGTTAGTGAGGGCTGCTTGTTCAGCTGTAGTGTTTTAAAGGCATTTGAAGTACTGTGAAGAACCTTTTGTTTGTGTTAAAAATTACTACTGTGATATCCTTATGTCAAAACATGTCTCAAGAGCTTTGTCTGGTACTTAGTCTTTTACCTTGAGGAGTGATGTTATCCTCCTAGTTCAAGGTTAGGAGTAATTTAAGAAAATCTTGTTTCTCTTGTTTTAAGACAAAGAAGTTAAGcacattctctttttctctttctttctcctctccccccatcCCAGGATCCAGAAGTTGCGACACATGGCCATGAAAATTCATCTGGAAGGTGTCTTCTGACTCTCTTGGGTCTTGCATTCATCTTAGCAGGAGTGGTGGTTGGTGGAGCATGCATCTACAAGTACTTTATGCCAAGGGTAATGGAAAGACTGTCCTTCTTTACTTTTCATTTTTGCTGGAATAAAGTTGgcaaaggaaatgcaaacatttcaTAGTGAAATAGTCCACATGTTGGAAGCATAGCATATAATTGAGTTGGGATGTGGGCATAAATATCAAGCTGCATCCAAAAGCATTGAAGAACTATGACACTTAGAAGCAAATGCGTCCAGGTTTCCTGCATAGGGTTTGTTTCTGGAGAAGAGAGAACTCTTTCTTGTCTCTTGTGTGTTTGCTTGCCATGGTTGCAAGTACACTGCATCCCTCCTTTTGCCCATGATCAGCTCCAGTAGTGGCAGGCATCTACATAGTTTCTTCTTCATGGTTCTCAGAGTCCAGAGACCACACATGAGCTATGTCTCCGGAGTGATAGGTCTTTGAAGGATCTCAGTTGACCAGCCAGCAGCATCCTTCCCAGCCTCTTTCCATGACCAGATTGGTAGAGtatggccctatacagataggccaaaataaagctgcttcagatcactttggaggtttggtgtttgaatgatacatgcatcctaagagtctggaagctgcaccaaagctgcactccagtccttaggactggatcatgggtttggtgcagcttctggactcttaggacacatgtatcatttaaacagcatacctccaaagtgactcaaagcagctttattttggcctgtctgtatcaggcctatgttTCTTTGTGATGTCTTTGCTGCTTGCAGTGACAGCAGGCCAACCTGCTGCTTAGGTGTCCTGGAATGATTTGTTGGCCATGGTCATGTTAGGGTCATGTTAGGGATCAAATCATAGGTTCCTGGGGAAAAAAGCTTTCTATTAATACTTTTCACTCATCAGGACATTAAAAAGCCACATataatatatgcatacatatgaaAAGGCTGGATCATGAGTTAGACAAATTTTAAATAGCTAGTTTTAGATGAAGCCAAATtgaagcaaaattattttttcattagGAGCAATCTGAAACATGGTTTCAGACACTTTCCATCACTGGACTACTTTGCAAGTGTAATTCTCATCACCAGCACATACATAAGCAGATTTGAGATATGTAATAGTTTTCATGTTCTTGACAAAGTTTAATCAACAAAGTGTTGGGCCAAGAAATTAATTGAAATATTACAAATAATCATCACTGCTTGCCAGAATTTAATTAGCTCTTGTGTGCATAACATTACTAATTTAATTCAGGCAACACTGCAAAAGTGATAATATTCCTAAAATACATTCCAGTTGTGACAGTCTCTTTGCCTTGTTAAAGGAATCTACTTTGTGTCCTTTGGGGAGGATTCCATGATTGAAGATATGAAAGGGAAAAGCTTAAACCTTGTGTGGGGTTTATCTGCAGAGAGAATGTGCGGTGTCTCCCtgcttttacacacacactgTAGCCACTTCTAGTATTTCAGATTTTCCTCCCACTTCAGCAGTAAATGGATGAACAATCCTTTGGTGTCATAGCTAATTGTGAGTTAGTTGCGCCTGCGTGCCTGTTAATCTATCCCCAAAGATGTTTCATagctgcttatttttatttttagcacaaagTGTTCCGTGGGCAGATGTGTTACGTGGGAGAGGACAATCCGGATCACGCGGGAGAGCCATACTTCCTGCCCATTGCCGAAGAGGCCGACATCCGCGAGGCTGATAACATCGCCATCATTGATGTTCCTGTTCCAAAATTCTCAGACAGTGATCCTGCAGCTATCGTTCATGACTTTGACAGGGTGAGTTGTGACATGTCTGGTGTTCTTCTTTTTGATAACTTGCTATTTTAATGGATTTTCATAAAAGGTAGtgcaaaagagagagggggggtctTTCTCCTTCCCTACAGATAGCAAAATGTTGCCCATTTCTAGTTTGTTTCACTTAGTATGGGGGAGGAAAAGTTGCCTTCTGAAAGCGGTTACTACAAATAAATCTTTATATGCaaacaatggcaaactccatctgaaaAAAAAAGTGCCACGAAAATgccttagagctgccataagtcagaaacaacttgaaggtgtgcaacAAGAACAAACCAGTTTTTCCAATAAAGTATAATATTTTAGCCACAACTTCACTGATTGTTTCCTGGGTGTACCAATCCGCAGATACCGAAATAAAAGGCGACAAACCATGAAATTGCTCTGATAGCTGGACATAGGAAGCACACAGCCCTTGAGAAATAAAGTccttaaatattattattacagataAGCTGTGCTGACTAGTCATTTACAACAGAAGGAATGCTGTTGGAGGAGAAGGCTTCCTATTAAAGGAAAGGAACGTCTGGCTACAACCCAACATTTCAAATATTGTTTCACTTCCAGTTGCTTACAAAATTTCATCAGGCAGATACATTAAAAATCAATGCACTTTAGAGGGAATTTAAAAAACCGTAGTTATAAATTAGTTCAACCAAATTACTGAGAGTTTCTTCTTGTCTCTTTACAGCTCCTTACAGCCTACCTTGATCTGCAGCTTGGCAACTGCTACGTGATCCCTCTGAATACATCCATTGTTATGCCCCCACGGAATCTGATGGATCTTTTTGCAAAACTAGCGGTGTGTATTGATTTATCTCGGTTTAGCTTGGGAAGAGATAGTCTTTTCTTTGACGACATAATATCCCTGTAGCAATACAGTCTTGTCCCATTAGTGGTGAGTACAAGCTGGCTAATGTTTCTAGAAACTTCAGAGTTACTGGTCAGTTGCACTAATATTCttactttatttattataaagGTAGCTACCTGAAGCTGGCCTCATTAAGGATTATAAAATAAGACTTTCTTTCTGTGTGCTGGATTTTATAGTATATAGTAAAAGTTCAGATAGGATTTTCCAAGATAAATTGTGGGTGCAAGTCTATAAATATAGGTCTGCCCAATAAAAACATGGCTTCCTAAAAACTGAGCTTGTTATTTTTGAATATGAAGAATATGTCTTGTTTATGATAAAATTAAGTCTAGTTTATAATAAAAGTAAGAAAAAGAATCATACCAAGAATTGTATGTAACAATAATGAGGCAGATTCCAGATCTGGCATGTAGCTCATCCCAGCTAAAGACTGCATGTCTTGATGCATCTTAAACTGCTTTTCAATAGACTAAAACTGATTTAAATTAGTAACTTAAACAACCAGGCCCCATAACAGATTAAATATTTTGCCAGTTTACTACTGCAAAGAGAAGTAAATAATCAGCTTTGTGGTTTTTGACATGTCGGCTGAGGGTGTCTGAAACTGGACTTCCTTCTGAGTAAGCACATTTAGAAACTGTTTTAAGATGACAaaagtggcctcctcctcctcattaggTTTTGGTTATGTTGAATGTTGAATGTTAACTGCCTTCATTAAACTGTCTGAGCTTCTAAATCCAGTCCCAGTGACCTGTTAACAACAACCAGGGAGACCGGATTAACTGTGTCCCCAGAAAGCTCCCGTTGTGACTCTTATAATCTTGTTTACACCAGGCACTGTCTGAATAGCTTATCTGTAGCCAGTGAGTGACTGAATTGGGAACTGGGCAGTTGCATCCTGGAACAGATACCTATATGTGTGTACTTAAAACACACTTTATTGGTATTAGTTGTGCATTTCTTGTGTCCCAACAACCTTAACTGCAAATGGTTTGAATAGTTAGTTGTTTCTTCCAAAATAAGGCCTAGTAATATGAAATGGCAAGAACACATTGTAGTAGCTTTCAAGCGTGGCAGTCTGGATGTTGTTCAGTATGGCTAACTCATCCTTTGTTTCTGATCTTGTCACTCTCCCCAAAAAACTTAGGTTTGTCAGCCCAACCAGATATCTTCATGCagtcatgtgcacacacatatctGCATGGAGAAAAGCTATGTGAGCAGGTTGCTCATAAGCCTTTGTGTCATCTTTTCATAAGACTTTGCTTCCTGACCCTGCTTTTCAAATTTGACACTCTGTACAAGTTGAAAGAATTACAAATGGctcataataataacatttatgttACTTTTCCCCCTTACAGACCGGTTCATATTTGCCTCAGACTTACCTTGTTCGTGAAGAAATGGTTGTGACAGAAAAGATCGACAATGTTTCTGATCTGGGCATTTTCATTTACCAACTCTGTGTAGGGAAGGAAACTTTCAGACTTCAGCGCAGAGATAAGACAAATGGTGAGTTTCAACTTCATTTTTGTCTTAAACAAGTGGAAAGAAAGGGCCTCCATTAAGCTGTTGAAAGAATTTTGCATTTAGCAGTTTAactagcttttttatttttattgtttcataaTGGAGTGGGCTTCTCTTCAAAACTTGTATTTCAGAAAATAGGGGGTAATTTGAGGCCATTTCATCAGATTAAACTCCAGTGAAAGTCAGAATGAAAATTTTTGCTGGTGGTCAAGCATAACAAGAGTTTTGAGGCAAGCAAAAGGCGAATGAATATTCAAGGTTGTAAATACTGCAACAGTTGAATTGCACTACCAAATAGTTCAGCTGAAACCTTCTTGACAGCAGGAAGATGGCTTGGATTATTTGGTTCAGAATTTagcttttggggaaaaaaggggggcagTTATCATATTTGCCTAGAAGGCAGATGTTTAGCATCATCACACTTCTCTTCAGCTGCATATTCACACAGAAGAAAGCTGTGAAATGGGATTGAATCATGCTTATggtttattgttgtttgccttcaagctatttctgtCTTACGGCAACCTTGTATCCAACACACAAGCCACAGTACCACATCGGCTCTGATGGTTTACTGAAGGCTAAATATTATGTATCTAGAGAAAATAGAAATCTGGTTCTGAAGTTGTGATCTAGAGAGTTTGGGGTCATCCCAGGACATTGGGATCCTTTATTAAATGCCTTTTTATTTGTGGTCTGTCTATATCATGTATACAGTGCTCTACTTTAGAACTTTCTAGATCTTAAGAGTTTTGGTGGGTGATACACCATTCCTCCATACTACACAAAACACAAGGCGGCCGGGGGACGACAATGACGACTAGTACTTAGTTTTGCTTCAGTTGCCACAGCAATAACATGCATAGGACTTTTGCTTGGTCGGAGCATTGTTTCTGTCCAGAAtctttccctttctgttttgttaagggtctcttttgctttttgtgtgtgtgtgttttgcttttctgATTACTATTTCTTGTGTTGTTGGTCCCTCGGTGCCTATGGCCTCTGTGGTGCATGTTGTATGGAGGGGAACATTCTTCTCATGGATGGATACAAGTATCTCCTTTGTTTGGGAGAGAAGCACTAGGTTTGTTGCTGTCAACGTAGCATCAGTTTAATTCTGGAGCCCTCTCAAAATCAGTCAAATAAACAAATCCCTTTTGTGAGAGGAAACCCTTCAGTCTGTAGagtaggggttcccaacctgggaagtgcacagtccctaagggctccttggagcacaggtttgGAACCGCTGCTCTAGAGGAACCTTCTAAGATATCACTGACCTCCAGTGAAGCTCCAATAGTCTTTCTGATGCAGAGGGCAGCAAAGGGAAAACACCTCTAAACAAAACATGCCtaaggtgcagctacactgtagaaataaatcaAGTTtgtgccactttaagtgctgtagctccatcctgtggaatcctgggatttgtagttttatatgaCCCTGCTGTTTTTCCTGAAAGAAACTCGTTCTGGAAAGAgttagaaggcagcaggaaggaTTTGTGAAGAAGTAAATTAAGGCAATTCTATCTTGCAAATAGAGGCAACCATGAAAAATTCCTTATCAGGAGTAACACTTCTCTTGGTATTATAGTAAGTACTTGCATGAATAATATTACCTTGAAAAATGATATATCTGCACAAACACATAATCTTTCCTAAAGTCATTGGATTCCACCACAGGGTTTTGAATTAGAATTTGTTTGGATTATGGAGACATCTGTGTTAATGACCCCTATGACCTCTTACAGAAATGAATCTTTAATGGAAGAAGAAATTCCAGGTTAATATTGTGGCTAAATTCAGTGTCATatacagtctttcagggggagaCGAATCCAGCTTAAGTTCTCATTTGCGGCGCTCCACTCAGTCAATTCCTGTTCTGTTCTTTATCTCTATCCAGGCCTCCAAAAACGTTCAGCTGAGAAGTGCCATTCAATCCGGCACTTTGAGAACATGTTTGTTGTTGAAACCAAGATCTGCCTGCAATGAAAAGTACAGGGTGGAAAGTGACAATCACGCATCTTCATTAAGAAGTCCAAGCTTTACATCTTAAAACTTCAGAATTAAAAATGTGCAGTGATAATCAAAAGCCTTATGCTTTTTTGTGAATTGCTtagattaaaaaacaaagggCAAACTCCAAATTCACCCTAGGTTCCCTGGTGCTGCTACATTTTCCAGATTCTTAGTGTGAATGGAAACTAGCACTTAAACCGATACCTATTACTCACCTGAATGTCTGTTTcagacctttttttaaacaaggagAAGTACAAGAACCCAGATCCTGCATAGTAGTGTTATCGCCACCTTGACTCCTCACATTAAGACAAAAGTGACTAAACTCTGGTTTGCACATTTTTGCTTAGATTTGTAAAATTGTTCTGCACTTGGTTCTCCTATAGAAAGCAACACTCATCATGACTTCTAAGGTTTATTTGAACTTTATGTGTGTAGCATGTAAACTTTAACCTTGGTAATCATAAGCAGCTAAtactgcttccccccccccccccccccattttgtgcAATTACTGTATTGAACTTGTATGTATATTTGGAACCTTCCCTCGGCTGACCTTGCTACttacttttctctctttttgtttttgtgataTTTAGTTGTATATCCAAGCACAGTTCCTACTTAAGCTTTTATGTTAGTATTTTGACGCTGAATTAGTTTCAGCATCTTAATTATGATGAGCTTATGTAATTACAACTTGATTTGGCCAACCGTCAATGTTTCTGTAGCTGTAAATTCCCTCCTGGCCTATCTTACGAAACCTTTAGAGCAGAACTTCTTATCAGCAAAGTAGCACTAGTAAGCAATCAAAAAGTATTGGCTGAGCGCATACGACTGTGGAACAAGACGGTAAAGCGATTGCTGGTGAGTTGCTAATTTCAGTGTTTTATAAGGGACTTTATATTTCACACAATCCTGCAACCCTCTAATAAATGTTTCTCTAAGACTATGGTGGTgacatctgttttttaaaaaataaccccgttcatttattacaatatttatcCCAGCATATATCAAAAGATCTCTGGAAAAGTGTGCCGATAATATCACTAAGAGTCATTTAAACCGTCTCGAATCATTAAGCAATGTACTGGGTTAAAACAATGGGAAACCATGTGAACAGATCGCAACAACTGATTGTAAAGAGAGCGTGTTTACTGGTAATTATTGTAGCATGGCAGTCTTGTACTGAAAATGGAATCAAGACTTACTATGCTCTCGCAGTTCACTTAGTATTTGTTGCAGGAACCAGTTTCATAAGAGTGTTCTGTATTTGTGTTTAGAGCACATGTTCCCAAGTTACAGGCAATTCCTAGTCGGTGGGATTTTCAATAGCTAGGCATCTAGTATACTTTCTGCTTCTGTTTAACAACAAAATATAGAATTATGTGCACTGTATACATCCAAAACAATTAAACACATACACGGGATTTGCTTAAATTTGGTAGCAAAATTTTCATGATGGTTTTGAGTGGTGTTAGGTAGAAATGCCTTCAATCTGCTTCCTTCATTTCTGTTCATCCTTCCATACAAATACATAGCCATCTTAACAGGGAATTTCAGGAGTTGATGCTGTTGAAGCCTtgcaagcttgcttcatctttgGTCTCAAAATCTTCAggctgaaagttggcacacctTTTCACAGTTGGGTATGACTGACACCTTTCACTCAGTGTCTGCATCATATTTTACTTTGGAGATTTCTTCTTCAGGAACAGAAACTATAGGCCAGCCCAGAGTCCAACACTTGAGAACATTCCACACTTTTCATCGATGTGATTCTATCCATGATCCGGCAGGGGAAAAATAGAAATTAGAGCTATGATCTTGTAGATTGGtaatttacaatacaaaagaatgGTCTTTCAAGCTGCAATGACAAACACACTCAGGTTTTGGGAAGTGGGTCCGACCCAGAACTTTCCAGCCTCCCTTCATACGTAAGTGAAATTAAACAAGGTAAGGCTGGGATGACTGCAGAAGCAGGAGATATGCTTTAGCAATGAGAtactgaaaatctgtgtttcacCAGTCCGTCACCATTCTCCTAATGCTTTTAACACACATAGCTACAAAAGGATTGAGAATAAAATAGGGATTGGGTAgttatacaaatattttgttaaaaggagcttctttgtgaGAGGGTTTGTGAACTGAGCTGTGCTTGTATTCAAACCTTTGTAGCCTGGCAGAAGGCTGGCATCTGTAGGTAAATATCCACAGAATGAGATGGCTGGCACTGAAAGAGCACATCTTTGTCAAAATgaatggggaaagaggaagggaagaaacgTAGCAACTTTAATACTGATATTTTAGCAGGAACTTTTGTGGATAgcaatccacttcctcagatgcaattacAGTGATGTTGAAGCCTCAAATTACGAAGTGGATCAGTACAGTTGTGGGACCTATCTGTATGCACCTCTCTGTGCCTTGTCTGTCCGCTAGATGGCAAAGTtggaaaacaagaagaaataacatACTTGTGTTCTTCAGGAGTGAAGCATGTTTGTGCTTGATGTCAACAAAAGTGAGGGCATCTTCATGTTTGAAAGGCCAGGAGGATTTCTGGGAATCTTCTATGGGGTGCCAGTGAAATTTTCCCATCAATCTTTATGGATGTTGTAATAGAGAATTTGTTTCCATATCCCTGAGATTCACACCATAAATGTAGATTTCATACACCTTTCTCAACCGAAGACAGCATCCTTTGTGTTTCTGTCATCACAACTATGCTTATACACGATGGCTGGCATCCAGCTAGTGACATGCATAGGTGTAATACTGCAAGTCTCTTCCAGATTGCAGAATTAgagcactttgattccatttcaattgccatggctgcattgaACTGAATcctgggggtttgtagtttggagaggtaccacagctctctggctgaggattttaggtgtgtgtgtgccttcaagtcacctgccaacttagggcaacctcatgaatttcttagggttttcttaggcaaggagtcctcataggttttccattttatacaagggacagcattttgctatggcattgtatttaatgggacttaagcatacatggtttttgttattcacgggagttcttggaaccaagccccagtggataacaagggcccactgtgtgtgtgtatatatatatatatatatatatatatatatatatatatatacacata includes the following:
- the ITM2A gene encoding integral membrane protein 2A, whose translation is MVKIAFQSPFAHKDETKKEAAEALVAEKDPEVATHGHENSSGRCLLTLLGLAFILAGVVVGGACIYKYFMPRHKVFRGQMCYVGEDNPDHAGEPYFLPIAEEADIREADNIAIIDVPVPKFSDSDPAAIVHDFDRLLTAYLDLQLGNCYVIPLNTSIVMPPRNLMDLFAKLATGSYLPQTYLVREEMVVTEKIDNVSDLGIFIYQLCVGKETFRLQRRDKTNGLQKRSAEKCHSIRHFENMFVVETKICLQ